From one Pedobacter faecalis genomic stretch:
- a CDS encoding alpha-amylase family glycosyl hydrolase, whose product MKKELWWKTSVIYQIYPRSYQDSNGDGVGDLKGIIERMDYVQWLGVEAVWLSPIYPSPMADFGYDISDYQDIDPLFGSLADFDELLEAVHSRGMKLILDFVPNHTSDQHPWFLESRSSRDNPKRDWYIWQDAAADGGVPNNWLGVFGGSAWEWDEVTGQYYYHGFLKEQPDLNWRNPEVREAMLNTLRFWLDRGVDGFRVDVIWYMIKDAQLRDNPVNPDYNEYMPTYDRLLPVYSTDQPEVHEVIREMRELMDSYEERMMVGEVYLPVHRLMTYYGVDNKGAHLPFNFQLISLPWDAMVIAAAIDEYEGALPADGWPNWVLGNHDRPRIVSRIGTDQARVAAMLLLTLRGTPTMYYGDEIGMRDIPIPFDEVQDPQGLNMPEKNLSRDPCRTPMQWDDSNNAGFSSGKPWLRIDSRYVRNNVELQRNDPDSLLSLYRKLIALRQREPSLVLGVYTPVFADQQMIVYLRSYDGSASFLVALNLSHRPAYFRPVERQYSGVVVVSTNTELEGTRVSGSLSLAGDEAVVVRLD is encoded by the coding sequence ATGAAAAAAGAACTTTGGTGGAAGACAAGCGTGATTTACCAGATCTATCCGCGATCGTACCAGGACAGCAATGGCGACGGGGTTGGTGATTTAAAGGGGATTATTGAGCGGATGGACTATGTGCAATGGCTGGGCGTTGAGGCAGTTTGGCTTTCGCCGATCTATCCTTCGCCGATGGCCGATTTTGGCTATGATATTTCTGATTACCAGGACATCGATCCGCTGTTCGGTTCTCTGGCTGATTTTGATGAATTGCTGGAGGCGGTGCATAGCCGTGGCATGAAGCTGATCCTGGATTTTGTACCTAACCATACTTCGGACCAGCACCCCTGGTTTCTGGAGTCGCGTTCTTCACGAGATAATCCGAAGCGCGACTGGTATATCTGGCAGGATGCAGCGGCCGATGGTGGGGTTCCGAACAATTGGCTGGGTGTGTTTGGTGGCAGCGCCTGGGAATGGGACGAGGTGACAGGTCAGTACTATTATCATGGTTTTTTAAAGGAGCAGCCCGACCTGAACTGGCGTAACCCGGAGGTGCGCGAGGCTATGCTGAATACGCTTCGCTTCTGGCTCGACCGCGGCGTGGATGGCTTCAGGGTGGATGTGATCTGGTATATGATTAAGGATGCTCAGTTGCGCGATAACCCGGTGAATCCGGATTATAACGAGTATATGCCGACGTACGACCGACTGCTTCCGGTTTACAGTACGGATCAGCCGGAGGTGCATGAAGTGATCCGCGAGATGCGTGAACTAATGGATAGCTATGAGGAACGAATGATGGTTGGGGAGGTTTATCTGCCTGTACACCGTCTGATGACCTACTATGGTGTGGACAACAAGGGTGCCCATCTGCCCTTTAATTTCCAGTTGATTTCCCTACCCTGGGATGCGATGGTGATCGCAGCCGCTATTGATGAATATGAGGGGGCTTTGCCTGCTGATGGCTGGCCAAACTGGGTGCTGGGCAATCATGACCGTCCGCGCATAGTAAGCCGGATAGGTACAGACCAGGCGCGTGTTGCGGCGATGTTGCTGCTGACTTTGCGTGGTACGCCGACGATGTATTACGGTGATGAAATTGGCATGCGGGATATCCCGATCCCTTTTGATGAAGTGCAGGACCCGCAGGGGCTGAACATGCCCGAGAAGAATTTGAGTCGCGACCCTTGCCGCACACCTATGCAGTGGGATGACTCCAACAACGCTGGCTTTAGCTCCGGCAAGCCCTGGCTGCGTATAGATTCGCGCTATGTGCGGAATAACGTAGAATTGCAGCGGAATGATCCTGACTCCCTTCTTTCCTTATACCGAAAGCTGATTGCGCTAAGGCAGCGTGAGCCTTCGCTTGTACTGGGTGTTTATACGCCGGTTTTTGCTGATCAGCAGATGATTGTTTATTTGCGCAGCTATGACGGCAGTGCCTCATTTTTGGTGGCGCTTAATCTGAGTCACAGGCCTGCGTATTTCCGGCCAGTTGAGCGTCAGTATTCGGGCGTTGTTGTGGTGTCGACCAATACGGAACTGGAAGGCACAAGGGTGTCGGGCAGTTTGAGTTTGGCGGGCGACGAGGCGGTTGTGGTGAGGTTGGATTAG
- a CDS encoding gliding motility protein RemB produces the protein MKRILIVIPFLLSQALSSFAQEPATPNQIIPYNFQFYQKLNKQVYDTESRLHSSIKGFYADEPLLRARYEQLMKMGTDSMNQRSWLWRKLAEEHLIQVRDTDYTFYADFLADFQIGREFNESETVWKNTRGVQIGGTVGSKFSFYSNVFENQGVFANYLKDFINANQVVPSEMTGKFWGEVEDWSYATALLSFTPNKYLSLSLGYDKNFIGDGYRSLLLSDVAANYSFLRVRATLSNVQYQTILGYMLDPGAPLLTNDRRLGYRGKWAAIHYLDWNISNRLSFGFFQAVTWADAEPEGKRGFDFNYAHPFVFLRAVEGANAPSPDKMRLGFNAKYEVTPKTAVYGQFMFDEFTASEFFSNKGYWANKWAAQIGFRGSDLFNVENLNYLAEFNTVRPYTYAHFNRLSNYSAYNQPLAHPLGANFREVLGIMNYSYRRFDLQGQLMYARYGLDREGQNFGQDIFKSYETRSLDYGSRVGQGLKTNLYFAEVKASYLLNPKYNLRFELGGVYRRESTDVIGTQNTQLITFGLRSTFRNLYQDF, from the coding sequence ATGAAGCGAATACTTATTGTTATCCCTTTTCTGCTGTCGCAAGCCCTATCGTCATTTGCGCAGGAACCGGCTACCCCTAACCAGATCATCCCGTATAACTTTCAGTTCTATCAAAAGCTCAACAAACAGGTTTACGATACGGAGTCTCGATTGCATAGTTCCATAAAGGGCTTCTATGCCGACGAACCACTATTAAGAGCGCGCTATGAACAGCTCATGAAAATGGGTACCGATAGCATGAACCAGCGTTCCTGGCTTTGGAGGAAACTTGCGGAAGAACACCTCATTCAGGTAAGGGATACAGACTATACTTTTTATGCAGATTTCCTGGCCGACTTTCAAATCGGCCGAGAGTTTAACGAAAGCGAAACGGTCTGGAAAAACACCAGGGGTGTGCAAATAGGCGGGACCGTAGGCAGTAAATTTTCCTTCTATTCTAATGTTTTTGAAAATCAGGGTGTTTTTGCAAATTATCTGAAGGATTTTATCAATGCTAACCAAGTTGTCCCTAGCGAGATGACCGGGAAATTCTGGGGAGAAGTTGAAGATTGGTCATATGCGACTGCCTTGTTGTCTTTCACACCTAATAAATACTTAAGCCTTTCGTTGGGATACGACAAGAACTTTATTGGCGACGGCTACCGGTCACTACTGCTTTCAGATGTAGCGGCAAACTACTCCTTCCTGAGAGTACGGGCCACACTAAGCAATGTTCAATACCAAACCATTCTGGGCTACATGTTAGATCCAGGAGCTCCCCTTTTAACAAACGATAGGAGACTTGGATACCGCGGGAAATGGGCCGCGATTCATTATTTAGACTGGAATATAAGTAATAGGCTTTCATTTGGTTTTTTTCAAGCAGTGACCTGGGCTGATGCTGAACCGGAAGGAAAGCGTGGTTTCGACTTTAATTATGCGCACCCGTTCGTATTTCTCAGAGCTGTAGAGGGTGCAAACGCACCATCACCCGACAAAATGCGTCTGGGTTTCAACGCCAAATACGAAGTCACACCCAAAACCGCCGTGTACGGACAGTTCATGTTCGACGAATTCACCGCCAGCGAATTCTTTAGCAACAAAGGATATTGGGCCAATAAATGGGCCGCACAGATCGGATTCAGGGGCTCAGATCTGTTCAACGTAGAAAATCTCAACTACCTGGCAGAATTCAACACCGTGAGGCCTTATACCTATGCGCACTTTAACCGGCTGTCAAATTACTCGGCATACAATCAGCCATTGGCTCACCCGCTGGGGGCCAATTTCAGAGAGGTTCTGGGTATCATGAACTACAGTTATCGGCGATTTGATCTCCAGGGCCAGCTCATGTACGCACGTTACGGATTAGATCGCGAGGGACAAAACTTCGGACAGGACATCTTTAAAAGCTATGAAACCAGATCGCTGGACTACGGCAGCAGGGTAGGTCAGGGCTTAAAGACCAACCTGTACTTTGCTGAAGTAAAAGCCTCCTACCTGCTCAATCCAAAGTATAATCTTCGCTTCGAACTTGGTGGTGTATACAGAAGGGAAAGCACCGATGTTATCGGTACGCAGAACACGCAGCTCATTACTTTTGGTTTAAGAAGCACATTTAGAAATCTGTATCAGGATTTCTAA
- a CDS encoding polysaccharide biosynthesis protein — protein MFSQLNIVPRWIILSLDLIFCCLGFTMAYAIRHNFDLSDINYTEFSRNVLITTLANIIVFFNVKTYTGIIRYTSAQDSIRILFAIIISNGLFFFVNMAAVAFGHAPYISNSMLVINGLFCYLLLITYRVLVKYFFMYIKNLKLDTVRVMIYGAGEAGVATKRTFDHDNKVNKNIVAYVDDDERKVGKSIDGVKILSARNLTHLIAEHELDEIIFASYTIPIERKNQIVDLCLAQGIKVLNIPPPDVWINGTLQTAQIQNINIEDLLNRKSINIDIDGIGKQLKKQRILITGAAGSIGSEIVRQLMNFEVGLVILNDQNESALHELYLELQETYKGQNFHCFIGDVRDEKRMDKLFAEYKPHYVYHAAAYKHVPMMEDNPCEAIKVNVYGTKTIADKSVKYGVKKFVMISTDKAVNPTNVMGASKRIAEIYVQSLNNSLNSEQYIFSNGLSYINDLDVKPITKFITTRFGNVLGSNGSVIPRFKQQIEKGGPITVTHPEITRYFMTIPEACRLVLEAGCMGKGGEIFVFDMGKSVKIIDLAEKMVRLAGLTPHEDIKIEFSGLRPGEKLFEELLNDNENTLPTHHEKIMIGRVREYDFKDVQVAIGSLIESARAGDDHKVVSKMKSLVQEYKSQNSKFEELDYKLSEAQS, from the coding sequence TTGTTTAGTCAACTAAATATTGTACCCCGCTGGATCATATTGTCACTAGACCTGATCTTTTGCTGTCTGGGTTTCACGATGGCTTATGCAATCAGGCACAACTTTGATCTTAGCGATATCAACTACACGGAGTTCAGTCGCAATGTCCTGATCACTACACTGGCAAATATCATTGTATTTTTTAACGTAAAAACCTACACCGGTATTATCCGCTATACCAGTGCGCAGGACAGTATTAGAATTCTTTTCGCGATAATCATCAGCAACGGACTGTTTTTCTTTGTAAACATGGCAGCAGTAGCTTTTGGTCATGCGCCATACATATCTAACAGTATGCTGGTTATCAATGGCCTGTTTTGTTATTTGCTGCTTATCACATACAGGGTTCTGGTCAAGTACTTTTTCATGTATATCAAAAACCTCAAGTTAGATACGGTGAGGGTAATGATCTACGGAGCAGGAGAAGCCGGGGTAGCAACCAAGCGAACCTTTGATCACGATAATAAAGTTAATAAGAATATTGTTGCCTACGTTGATGACGATGAGCGAAAGGTAGGCAAATCCATTGATGGGGTAAAGATATTAAGTGCAAGAAATCTCACCCATCTTATTGCTGAACACGAGTTAGACGAAATTATCTTTGCTTCATATACAATCCCGATCGAACGCAAAAATCAGATTGTTGACTTGTGCCTGGCACAAGGAATCAAAGTACTTAACATTCCTCCTCCGGACGTATGGATTAATGGCACATTGCAAACAGCGCAAATCCAGAACATCAATATTGAAGATCTCCTGAATCGCAAGTCAATTAACATTGATATAGACGGGATTGGGAAACAACTTAAGAAGCAACGTATTCTCATTACCGGTGCCGCCGGCTCTATAGGCAGTGAGATCGTCCGACAGCTGATGAACTTTGAAGTGGGGCTGGTTATCCTGAACGACCAGAATGAATCTGCGTTGCATGAGCTGTATCTCGAACTGCAGGAGACCTACAAAGGGCAAAACTTCCACTGCTTTATCGGCGATGTGCGCGATGAAAAACGCATGGACAAACTCTTTGCGGAGTATAAGCCACATTACGTATATCATGCTGCCGCATATAAGCATGTGCCTATGATGGAAGACAACCCTTGCGAGGCCATCAAAGTGAATGTCTACGGGACGAAAACCATAGCCGATAAGTCTGTTAAATACGGGGTGAAGAAATTTGTGATGATCTCTACGGATAAGGCGGTCAACCCAACAAACGTTATGGGTGCATCCAAACGTATTGCAGAGATCTATGTGCAGTCGCTCAATAACTCCCTCAATTCCGAACAGTATATCTTTTCAAACGGACTGAGCTACATCAACGATCTGGACGTAAAGCCAATCACTAAGTTCATTACCACCAGGTTTGGAAATGTCTTGGGCTCTAACGGCTCCGTTATACCGCGCTTCAAGCAGCAGATTGAAAAAGGCGGACCAATTACCGTTACACACCCTGAGATCACCCGTTATTTCATGACGATACCCGAAGCATGCCGCCTGGTTCTCGAAGCCGGATGTATGGGAAAAGGTGGTGAGATCTTTGTGTTTGATATGGGTAAATCGGTTAAGATCATTGATCTGGCCGAAAAGATGGTACGTTTGGCCGGGCTTACGCCGCATGAAGATATTAAAATAGAATTCTCCGGACTCAGGCCAGGTGAAAAACTGTTCGAAGAACTGCTCAACGACAATGAGAATACCCTTCCTACCCATCATGAAAAGATTATGATCGGGCGGGTTCGCGAATACGACTTTAAGGATGTACAAGTAGCCATTGGCTCATTGATAGAGTCGGCCAGAGCAGGCGACGACCACAAAGTAGTGTCCAAGATGAAAAGCCTTGTACAGGAGTACAAGAGCCAGAATTCCAAATTTGAAGAATTAGACTATAAACTGTCAGAAGCACAGTCTTAG
- a CDS encoding MraY family glycosyltransferase: protein MDILQGITILIFLFLIELLYFRIADRFNIIDKPNHRSSHNKVTIRGGGIIFTIAAQLFFVLYGFPYPYFMLGLFLITTISFLDDILTLSNKVRLAVHLISVVLMFVEWQLFDMPWYWTAAALVFVIGTINAYNFMDGINGITGAYSLVTTVTLYYINTSVVEYTSSGMLMFTALALLVFNYFNFRFNARCFAGDVGSVSIAFILLFHIGQLVIKTENPAWILLLLIYGLDAVITIVFRLIRRENIFEAHRTHFYQYLVNEAKGKHIYVATGYAITQLIVNLFLIRLSEQSITTMIFATGLTTALFILLRLYIEGKDRLLKRTKIQV from the coding sequence ATGGACATACTTCAAGGTATAACAATTCTGATCTTCCTCTTTTTAATTGAGCTTTTATACTTTCGCATTGCCGACCGGTTTAACATCATTGATAAACCCAACCATCGCAGCTCACACAATAAAGTTACCATCAGAGGAGGCGGTATAATCTTCACAATCGCTGCCCAACTGTTTTTCGTTCTGTATGGATTTCCTTATCCGTATTTTATGTTGGGACTTTTTCTCATTACCACGATCAGTTTTCTAGATGATATACTCACACTGAGCAACAAAGTCAGACTTGCAGTGCACCTCATATCAGTTGTGCTCATGTTTGTGGAGTGGCAACTGTTTGATATGCCATGGTACTGGACCGCCGCTGCATTGGTTTTTGTGATCGGGACGATAAATGCCTATAACTTCATGGATGGGATCAATGGGATCACCGGGGCCTATAGCCTGGTCACGACTGTTACGCTTTACTATATTAATACTAGTGTTGTAGAGTACACTTCTTCCGGTATGCTCATGTTTACCGCATTAGCGCTTCTGGTGTTTAACTACTTTAACTTCAGGTTTAATGCCCGGTGTTTTGCGGGCGACGTGGGCAGCGTGAGTATCGCCTTTATTTTGCTCTTTCATATAGGCCAGTTGGTTATTAAAACCGAGAATCCTGCCTGGATATTATTGTTACTTATTTACGGGCTTGATGCAGTGATAACCATTGTTTTCCGACTGATAAGGAGGGAGAATATCTTCGAAGCGCATCGTACGCATTTTTACCAGTACTTGGTAAATGAAGCAAAAGGCAAGCATATATATGTGGCGACTGGCTATGCCATCACACAGCTTATTGTTAATCTCTTTTTGATAAGGCTGTCCGAGCAAAGCATCACCACTATGATTTTCGCTACCGGGCTAACTACAGCGCTTTTCATACTTTTGCGACTCTACATAGAAGGCAAGGATCGTTTACTAAAACGGACAAAAATTCAAGTTTAA
- a CDS encoding NAD-dependent epimerase/dehydratase family protein — MVTVHLTGANGFVGTNLKRFLNQSIKYETYTIGRQQLYESPFVFGEDCETIVHLAGKAHDLKDTSDAEEYEQVNYELTKMLFDSFLNSNARKFIFVSSVKAVSDAPDSVLSETDLPNPKTPYGKSKLLAEQYIQSCSLPSDKQFFILRPCMIHGPGNKGNLTQLYQVVKRGIPYPLAAYNNQRSFLSIENFCFIIQELIDRGDIPSGIYNIADDSPLSTVEVIEILGEATAKRSRLLHISPKLIQGLAMIGDVLKLPLTTERLAKLTESYIVSNEKIKRAIGKELPVTAREGLLRTAKSFSSCSL; from the coding sequence ATGGTGACGGTACATCTTACTGGTGCAAATGGTTTTGTTGGCACGAACCTAAAAAGGTTTCTTAATCAAAGTATTAAGTACGAGACGTATACGATTGGGCGACAACAGCTTTATGAAAGCCCATTTGTTTTTGGTGAAGACTGTGAAACGATTGTTCACCTGGCGGGAAAGGCCCACGATCTCAAAGATACGTCCGATGCGGAAGAATATGAGCAAGTAAATTATGAATTGACAAAAATGCTTTTTGACTCTTTCCTTAATTCAAACGCACGTAAATTCATCTTTGTCAGCTCGGTAAAGGCTGTTTCTGATGCTCCAGATTCAGTGCTGTCAGAAACAGATCTACCCAATCCCAAAACTCCGTATGGAAAATCCAAGTTACTTGCCGAGCAATATATTCAATCATGCTCTTTACCTTCTGATAAGCAATTTTTTATTCTTCGTCCCTGCATGATTCACGGGCCAGGGAATAAAGGCAACCTTACTCAGTTGTACCAGGTTGTAAAAAGAGGAATACCTTATCCATTGGCGGCGTACAATAATCAACGTTCATTCCTTAGCATTGAAAATTTCTGTTTCATTATTCAAGAACTGATCGATCGCGGTGACATTCCATCAGGTATTTATAATATTGCTGACGATTCACCTCTCTCCACGGTCGAAGTTATTGAAATCTTGGGAGAAGCAACTGCAAAAAGATCCAGACTATTGCACATCTCTCCCAAGTTAATCCAGGGCCTAGCCATGATTGGGGATGTTTTAAAACTGCCCTTAACCACTGAGCGTTTGGCGAAGTTAACTGAAAGTTATATTGTGAGTAACGAGAAGATAAAGCGTGCGATTGGTAAAGAGTTACCAGTCACCGCCAGAGAGGGTCTGTTAAGGACAGCAAAGTCCTTTAGTAGTTGTTCTTTATAG
- a CDS encoding WecB/TagA/CpsF family glycosyltransferase gives MQQFFNVCLEFDHQLLRQKIERSIDGHRKGYVCVVDANVLTIAQKDLHFREVLNKSLTNTCDGSSIATLAGMIHKKPFRALNGPDLFAHYIKKPYRQLLLGCNKDVGTAIKDKLSEQSLGNSHIHVMPLPFSSVEEFAYQGIANAINELNPDIIWVSLGAPKQELFMARLLPFLKKGVMFGIGAAFNFYLGKIALPVVGIGGLKFIWVSRIFSEPSKQIRRVLPYLGILPKLYFHEWRKYRRDNYL, from the coding sequence ATGCAGCAATTTTTCAATGTATGTTTAGAATTCGATCATCAGTTACTCCGGCAGAAAATCGAAAGGAGTATCGATGGACATCGAAAGGGTTATGTCTGCGTTGTCGACGCTAACGTTCTCACGATTGCTCAAAAGGATCTCCATTTTCGTGAAGTTCTAAATAAGTCGTTAACTAATACATGCGATGGAAGTTCAATTGCGACGTTAGCGGGGATGATACATAAAAAGCCGTTCCGGGCTTTAAATGGCCCTGACTTATTCGCCCACTACATTAAAAAACCATATCGGCAACTCTTGCTTGGTTGCAATAAAGATGTCGGTACAGCGATCAAAGACAAGCTTAGTGAGCAATCGTTAGGCAACAGTCACATCCATGTGATGCCTTTACCCTTTAGCAGTGTCGAGGAGTTTGCTTACCAAGGTATCGCCAATGCTATTAACGAACTGAATCCTGATATCATTTGGGTTTCTTTGGGTGCTCCAAAGCAGGAACTTTTTATGGCTCGTCTTTTACCTTTCTTAAAGAAAGGTGTAATGTTTGGGATTGGCGCCGCTTTTAATTTTTATCTAGGAAAGATAGCGTTGCCAGTTGTAGGAATCGGAGGGTTGAAATTTATTTGGGTAAGCCGTATCTTTAGTGAACCTTCAAAGCAGATCCGTAGGGTATTGCCATATTTAGGTATTCTTCCAAAACTTTATTTTCACGAGTGGCGCAAATACAGGAGGGACAACTACTTATAG
- a CDS encoding NAD-dependent epimerase/dehydratase family protein, translating to MKILITGGSGFIGTNFIELLESKGLKDILNIDKARPLNSEQDKYWAECNIMSRDELLKVFQQYEPTHVVHLAAKTDTASENLEDYFENTNGTANVLYAIERTQSVKHTVITSTQYVYKSNSKPLPDNDEDFKPHTAYGISKKITEELTRKSQMKCRWTIIRPTNVWGPWNMRYPNELLKVIDRGLYFHPGKVNPVKSYAYVKNVAHQIMGILTAPEDITHRQVYYVGDYPMSSLSWLNSFSRELKGGEVKSFPLSFLRLLSYAGDILKKMGIPFPLHSLRFKNMIDGYLTPMDKTISSFGLSHPDQQKNVHETITWARTANSPMLNYWKNK from the coding sequence ATGAAAATATTAATTACAGGTGGATCAGGGTTCATAGGAACCAATTTTATTGAATTGCTTGAATCAAAAGGTCTAAAAGATATTTTAAACATAGATAAGGCCAGACCTTTGAATTCTGAACAAGACAAATATTGGGCAGAATGCAACATCATGTCCAGGGATGAACTATTAAAGGTGTTTCAGCAATATGAACCTACACATGTGGTTCACCTCGCTGCCAAGACAGATACAGCAAGTGAAAATCTTGAAGACTATTTCGAAAATACAAATGGTACTGCAAACGTATTGTATGCAATAGAGCGTACACAATCGGTTAAACATACGGTTATTACTTCTACACAGTATGTTTACAAATCTAATAGCAAACCCCTCCCCGATAACGACGAGGACTTTAAACCACATACAGCTTACGGCATTAGTAAAAAGATTACTGAGGAATTGACCCGTAAATCTCAAATGAAATGCAGGTGGACCATTATCCGTCCGACCAATGTATGGGGGCCGTGGAATATGCGGTATCCAAATGAGTTGCTTAAAGTTATTGACCGGGGTCTCTATTTTCATCCCGGCAAAGTTAATCCTGTGAAATCATATGCATATGTTAAGAATGTCGCTCATCAGATCATGGGGATTTTGACAGCGCCAGAAGACATAACACATCGTCAGGTCTATTATGTTGGTGACTATCCTATGAGCTCACTTTCGTGGCTTAATAGTTTTTCAAGGGAGTTAAAGGGAGGCGAGGTTAAGTCATTTCCTTTGTCTTTTTTAAGGCTCTTATCTTATGCTGGTGATATCTTAAAAAAAATGGGAATCCCTTTTCCGCTCCATTCATTGAGATTTAAAAATATGATTGATGGTTATCTTACACCAATGGATAAAACTATTAGCTCTTTCGGACTTTCGCACCCGGACCAGCAGAAGAATGTTCACGAAACGATTACCTGGGCTAGAACTGCCAATAGCCCTATGCTCAATTACTGGAAGAATAAGTGA
- a CDS encoding glycosyltransferase family 4 protein, translating into MKTKKHKILVLGQTPPPYGGQALMLQALLDGKYRNAELVHVRLEFSKDFNDMGSFRLYKFWGLFKAILLTAIYRFTQGADILYYGPAGPNKLGMWRDVILLAPIRFLFKKTIIHTHAGGTSRLYQKLHPVGKFLYRVAFFNPDILITLTEYSHGDETVLRAKKLFVVPNGIEDKFLYNRQSNDSPTRVDQPYNLLYIGAMYAERGMVELIEAARILKDKRYKFCLRLVGIFIDSSFSKYISELVIKHNLSDYVEFLGTKTGRDKWEILRNTDVFVFPTYVPSETFGVVLVEAMQFKVPIVASRWNGIPFVVGENEDALLVNPKDSEDLASKIQLLLDNEELRLTMGMNGRSHYLSKYSIQSFIKNMDDVFSEL; encoded by the coding sequence ATGAAAACCAAAAAACATAAAATACTGGTACTTGGTCAAACTCCCCCGCCTTACGGAGGTCAGGCACTAATGCTCCAGGCGTTGTTAGATGGAAAATATAGGAACGCCGAACTAGTTCATGTGAGATTAGAGTTTTCAAAAGATTTCAACGACATGGGAAGTTTCAGGCTCTACAAATTCTGGGGCTTGTTTAAGGCAATTTTGCTTACTGCTATTTACCGTTTCACACAAGGAGCAGATATATTATACTACGGCCCTGCTGGGCCAAACAAATTGGGAATGTGGCGGGATGTAATATTACTTGCCCCAATACGGTTCTTGTTTAAGAAAACAATCATACATACACATGCTGGTGGCACCTCAAGATTGTACCAAAAATTACATCCAGTGGGTAAATTTCTTTATAGAGTGGCTTTTTTTAATCCCGATATTCTTATTACCCTCACGGAATATAGTCACGGCGACGAGACGGTTTTACGTGCGAAAAAGCTTTTTGTTGTTCCAAACGGTATTGAGGACAAGTTCCTTTATAATCGTCAGAGTAACGATTCTCCGACTCGGGTTGACCAACCCTACAACCTACTTTACATTGGAGCTATGTATGCCGAACGGGGAATGGTAGAGCTTATAGAAGCTGCCCGGATCCTAAAGGATAAGCGATACAAGTTCTGTTTACGGCTTGTAGGAATTTTTATCGACTCATCATTCTCAAAATACATTTCTGAGCTTGTTATAAAGCATAATTTGAGTGATTATGTTGAGTTTTTAGGAACGAAAACCGGAAGGGATAAATGGGAAATACTTCGAAATACAGATGTTTTTGTATTTCCGACATATGTTCCGTCAGAGACATTTGGAGTAGTGTTGGTTGAAGCTATGCAATTCAAAGTGCCCATAGTTGCCAGTCGCTGGAACGGCATTCCTTTTGTCGTGGGCGAGAATGAAGACGCGTTACTGGTTAATCCAAAGGACAGTGAAGATCTCGCAAGCAAGATACAGTTGCTGCTCGACAATGAAGAACTAAGACTGACAATGGGTATGAATGGCAGGAGCCATTACTTAAGTAAATATTCTATACAGTCTTTTATCAAGAACATGGACGATGTCTTTAGTGAATTATAG
- a CDS encoding acyltransferase, producing MKAFLIRAYDLVILILGLPFVLLFVVMGRLSIRMGAYSDLSVLVSKIPFRYGELIRYYYYKFTLEKLGTDVTFRYGSFCQYPSARIGNRVLFGYYVAIGEVEIGDDVVVGGFVNFLSGTNQHSFDDPFQPISTQKAAGRSRINIGSDVWIGSNAIIAANVGNRCVVGTGSVLIKPAENNTVSGGNPARIIKQI from the coding sequence ATGAAGGCGTTCCTAATACGGGCATATGACTTGGTAATTTTAATATTGGGTTTGCCTTTTGTCCTTCTCTTTGTCGTTATGGGGAGGCTTTCGATAAGAATGGGAGCCTACAGCGATTTGTCTGTCTTAGTTTCAAAGATCCCGTTTCGTTATGGTGAGCTTATAAGATATTACTACTATAAGTTTACGCTAGAAAAATTAGGCACTGATGTAACTTTCAGATATGGAAGTTTTTGCCAGTATCCTTCAGCACGAATAGGCAACCGGGTTCTGTTTGGATATTATGTGGCGATAGGTGAGGTTGAGATCGGTGATGATGTCGTTGTAGGTGGCTTTGTAAATTTCCTGAGTGGTACAAATCAGCATAGTTTTGATGATCCTTTTCAACCCATTAGTACACAAAAGGCTGCAGGGCGGTCCAGGATAAATATTGGATCAGATGTGTGGATTGGCAGCAACGCGATAATAGCGGCAAACGTGGGGAATCGATGTGTAGTTGGTACAGGAAGTGTACTGATTAAACCTGCTGAAAACAATACGGTATCTGGGGGAAATCCGGCTAGGATAATCAAACAAATCTGA